GAATGTAACTTCACGTTTTCATGTAGATAATTTTGCTAGAAAACATCTTGATGTCAATGACCTGAAACAGGAAAACGTTCCAGCGATACCATTATGGGACATGAAGCAGCTGTTCCCGACTCCATACTGAACATATGTACAATGAGTAAAACCTCTGGTACATGGACCCACAATGGTACTTTACACTAACCCGCATCAGGAAACAGCAATGGTTTACCCCATATATATTAAAGGGAGACTCCAACATTTCCCATTGTAATTAACCATTACATTGACATAACATAAAAGTACATTCCCTGTGGGTGACAGTCCACTCACATTGAAATGAAGTGCTGCATTAGCTATCCTTGCGCTTGCCACTGACATGAATGGACTAAagctgtcattaaaggggttgtccaggatttccatattgatggcccatcaatatctgattgggggATGTCCAACAACCAACACCCACAGCAATTAGCTGTTCTATTGTGTAACGGATGGAGACGGTAACTGAAGTGCCACAGTAACACAATGGATGGAGATGTCCAGCTCCAGTGCTGCTGACAAACAGCAGGGATGCAGGCTGTTAGGCCCCTGATgaccagatattgatggcctatcctgaggaataaaaaaaatgacaacccctttaaggagccaaAAATGCACCCCTCCATGTCAGTATTGGTGGTACTCCGCTACATCAGCTCTCATGCAGCACCATAGATCTCAGCTGCCTGATTCACTGTACAGCAGGCTATACCCATCAGATTACTATATCATCCATTAGATCCTTTGTGCCTTCACCATGCCAGACTAACCTGGCACTGAAGGATGATAGTGATCAGATGATCGACCTAAAGGGCATATAAACCTTTTAGAAATGAGCTTAATAAAAGATGAAACTTGCCAATATTACCAAACTGCAACCAGCAATCTGAATGTGAAGGAATACCGGTCTACACATAAGCACTGtacggcctatggtgtgcactGGGTGGCCCTGATCATAACCACAGCAACCGGAAAGAAACATCCACTGCTTCCATTTCTGCCTGCATTCAGGACTGCACAGCTTTATTTATAAGACATTACCACACCCTTAACAATAAAGCTCTTTCCAGTTCTCTCATATGTATAGTTATCCTTCTGCTCCATTTATATCTAATACATTCCAAGTATAAGGTGTTACATGCACAAAAACTCAACCATGGAGAAATAAAATCTTACCTGGGAAGGTGTGTGGATTTGGTGATCCCCTTTTAAGGCACTTGGAGCACAGAACATGTACTGTGTAGTATAGGCCTGGCCATTCCAGTAATAGTGCATTCAGCTCTTCCACCAAGGGTGTTATGGCCTGCCATGCCGTCCAGATATTAGGCAGTGAGGCATGGCTGGCAATAGACAAAATGTCTGACCGTAAGGCTCCTTTTGAAGGTCGAAAGCTCACCACAACTGGCACTTTTCCCCTGTAGGCAAAGATCTGAAATTTACCATCTGAACGGTGCACTATATGACTATTAATCTGGACGCTAAAGCGGGCAAACAAGCCAGGTGGGAACAGGAACGGAAAGCTGTATTCTATCTGAAGCTGTTCCACCGCCAGAGATTGTCCTGATAAGTTGGTACCATTGATCCAAGCCTCTGCATGAGGCACCTCATTCTTTACGTAGCATGGGAACTTATACCAAGCTGTGGCCCCATTCAACGGCTTGGACTTAGGTTTATTCATACAGTAACAGAGGCCCATCTTCTCCAGAAGTTCTAGTATGAGTTGCAAGTCTTGTTGGGTTTTGATATGTGGTTTGAGTAGTAACTTAATGACATGAGTGGGCAAAAGTCCATGAAGTAGAAACCCTTCCACATAATGATGGAATTGGGTAGCCCTCAGGTCATCCACATTAGTGTCACTCATAAGTTTCTGCAGTAGGACAGAGGCATCCCTCTGGAAAAAGACATTCAAAATGTCAATCAGTTTAGTCAGATTATGAAAAACGTACTCTTTAAGAGTCGCATTGTCTTCAAAGTAGAGCAGCTTGCCGCTCTCGTGTAAATAAGACAGGGCACTCTGTAGCCTGTCCTCAGTTAGGCCAGCCTGTAGGCCTAGGCGTGCCGAGTCCCACCAGGTCAGCCACAGCTCCTGAGGCTTAAAGTGCAATTCCTCCAGCATTTGCCAGGATTTGGGAAGAACTCTATGCAAATTTGGGAAAATCTCTCTGTGCTCCGCCACAGAAAGGAGCTTTTCCCTCAAGCGCCTAATGTTAGAATAATTGTGGCAGCTAACACAGAGGACCGGGGAGAGGATCTGAAGACGGTTATTCATTAAATATTGGTAATGGGCTTTCTTCCTCCTCAGGTTCTTATCACTGACACCATAAAAAGCTGCATGAGGGTTTGAGGCACGCATGTCATAGTCTTGGCTGAGGGCTTCATCAACAGTCTGTGCCAGACTCTGTAAGGTCTCTGAATCCTTCTTCTCCTGCAGAGCTATCTGGTGGTGTATATCAAGGCATTTCTCCTCAATGTCCGTCTCCTCACATAAATCTGCATGAGTCCCTACGATGCATACAACTGCATGTGGTACCTTGGCACTGATAAAATGTAGAAAATGGCCTACAGACATATAAAACTGCTTAGAAACATAGGACTTTAGATTAACTGCTAGGATATATAAAGCACCGGGGGAGAGGAAGAAGGGGTTGATTATGTCATAGCTCTGGTCCCCAGCTAAATCATACACTATGAAAGTAATTCCCCGCTCCGCATCAGCTGTCCAGTTGGTGACCTCAatccctgtatttcccagtatgCAGCTGGCCTGCTGACCATCAGTCAGACAATGTCTCAGTACAGTTTTGCCTGCTTCCTTCAGGCCTGTGAGGACCAGTTTTAACCTAGGCTTTACTGCAGGCTGTGAATGGGCAAGTTCCTTCTGATAAGCAGCAATGTAAGGGATCCCTTTCATACACACCTCATAAGGAGGCTGGATTAAAGGGTTGTCTTTGATCTTCCAGATATTGACTTTTGACAGCTTCCCAAAGTTATCTGGGAGAATTGCTATTTGGTTaccttgcaacaccagctcctccAGCAAGCCCAGCTCCACAATGGAGTCCGGCAGGTACCTTATCCTGTTGTTATCCAGCCACAAAGTGACCAGCCTGAACAAGCTGGAGATGCCCTCTGGTAGCACAGTCATTTTATTCCGACTCAAGTAGAGCTCCTCCAGTTcctggaggcacaggaggatctTGGGGAAATCCTGGAAGGAGTTGGAGGACAGGTTGATCATCCTCAGCTTCTGCAGAGCCCCAAAGCCCTCAGGTAAGGAGGAGAGGTTATTGTTGTCTAGCATCAGGCTTTCCAGACTGGTCAGCTCACAAAAAGAGTCCGGCAAGGTGCAGAGGCCAGTGCTGCTCAGCCACAGTATCTTCAGAGGCTTCATGGCCCGTATGCCATCAGGAAGGGAGCCGCTACTGCAGAGCATCTTGTTCCCAGAGAAGTCCAGCTCCTCCAGGGCAGGCAGCTGCAGGATCTGCTGAGGGAAGCTGCACAGCTCGTTGTGGTCCAGGTCCAGGGCTCTGAGGCGGGCTAGACCCTGCAGGGCGTCGGGCAGCTGGCTGATCCGGTTGAAGCTCACGTCCAGCTCCTCCAGGTGGACCAGGGAGCCGATCTGCCTGGGCAGGGTCTGCAGCTTGTTGTGGCTCAGGCAGAGCTTCTTCAGCTGGCTCAGCAAGCCCACCGcttctgtcaggcagctcagccgGTTGTGGCTCATGTCCAGCTCGGTCAGCCTGCCCAGCTCGTACACGGCGGAGGGCACGCTGAGGAGCTTGTTCCTGCGCAGGATGAGGACGTGCAGGTTGCCGGCAGACAGGCTCCGCAGGCCATCGGGCACGTCCTCCAGGGAGTTGTTGCCCAGATTGAGCACCTCCACGTCGCCGAGGTCCTCGGGGAGGATGAGCTTGTTCTGCTCGCCGCAGCTGAGGGTGAGCTGGCGCAGGCTGCTCCGCAGTTTCCTGGAGCGCAGAGCCGCGTCCCTCCATAGCCTGGCAGTCTTCAGGTCACAGGCATCCTTTGGCGCTGCCATCATCATGGAGACGGGGAGGGGGcgcctgtcagtgctgctgaAGCGTCATGGTGCACCATTCACGAGACACTGACAGCCTAGCGCAGCGATGGTGGACTGGAGAGGGAGCACAGCACGGGGGCCAGGCAGCCGGTGTGTCGGGCACCTCCACCCACCAGCCCGGGCGGACATGcttcttctcccccctccatgggAGGACAGAATGGGGGCAGGTAGGATGCGCGGCAGCTATTGTCTCGGAGAAGAATGAGGTGGCGGCGCCCGCTGCTCCTACATTGTCAGGTCTCCCTCTCTGTGGAGATGACTCTTAACCTGCTTCCCTCTCCCCCTCCCTGTAAAATCACAGGGTGGGGACTGCCTGGGAAAGGGAAATATCCCACTAGTGGAACTGCACTTCCCTGTTCTCGGCGCATCAGGCGCCATCTAGCGCTCACGCTGAGAATTGCGGCTGTTTTCACACAGGCATAAAGTGGCTAGGGCCAGACAAAAAAGGGTCAATTCacactgaggtttttttttttgcgtgtttCCGTCTCAGAATGAGCTCTAAAATagcctcctattcatttcaatgggatgcagcacttgctttttttcccccacataaAATAAACGTGGAAGTTTGAACATTCTCTACAGAACATGACATTCTTaggtctcggatgcggacccattcatttcaatggggccgcaaaagatgctgtgcgcatccgtggctccgttccgcgtcccgctaaaaaaatataacatgtcctatttgtgtccgcgctttgcggacaagaataggcatttatattgccgacacccgttccgcaaattgcggaaggcaacacaggcgccttccgttttttgcggatccgtggtttgcagttgtgtgcatgaggccttagaaagagTCATCTCTGGTCTGGCAATCTGGAGCATAGGGATAAGGGATAGTTGGGTTAGGGTGGGGGAAAAGGATGATTCTGAAATAAAAGTAAAATGGTATGTAAAAGGCATTATTTACAGTACTAAATGGACACTATGACTTCTATATGTATTGTACTATATGCTTTCTTTGTTTCATTGCCTTAATAAAGAGAGGAAAAATGGAGCAGCATACCCTGGTTTGGGGCAGAGTCTCcctctgaaatgaatgggaagcattaGTAAAGTTGTCCACTGCAACATCCACAAGCTGACAATGCAGTTTTGTATTAAAGGAAAATGTTttgaaaaactgcatcaaaaaccgcacacaaaaaaagtaaaacaaaatgcACAGATTCTGCCTTGAATTTTGTAGGCAGATTTTCAAAATCCATCATGCGAACAGAATGCTCACACAATGCGGTATCCACATCAAGTTTTTACCCGTGCTTTTTTTTCAGACAGGTTTTCTAAAACTCGTTTTTAGTGCAGTTTCAGCGAGGATTTTTGATTCCTGACCATTTTTAATGGAAATTCTAAGCGCGGATTTCGCATCAAGAATGGAGagactttttttcttcttcagcgCAGATTCAGCTTGTTTTTTTTGGCACCGAATCCACGCTGAAACCCAATCTTACTCTGTCTGAACATACCCTTAGACAGAAAACAGCAGCATGGCCAATAGAGAGAGAATGATGGTGACATGAAGGCGCTAGATGAGGAGTAGAGGGATTCAGTATCCTGTATGACATGTCACTTGCCCTTTACTATTGATAGGTATGAGCAGACTCACCAAATACCAGGTAAAGGGGGCCCAGTGCGGTTAGTGAGGGCGGTGGAAGGGGGTGTAGAGAACTGAATCGTTTGTGAGGCCCCATCAATACTTTCTGAATCCCTGCTATGTGCAGTATCTCTTTACTGCATTATTCCTGAGCTGTGACATAACTGTGTGCATTATATTTGCATGATGATATCATTATATGTGTACATTATCCatctactatgacatcactgtatacattattcTTGTTCTATAACTTCAGTCACTAATccttgcactgtgacatcactgtattataaTTGGAATGTGACATCACTCCAGCGTCACTGAATTCATTTTACTGAAACATTATATTGTACATtatctctgcactttgacatcactgtgtgcagttCATTATCATTTTACGGTGACATTACAGAACCAGGAGCACTTGCCCCTCCACACCCCCACTTCCCCCAGTCCCAGTCATGTCCCTGATTATTCCTGTGCATTTGGGAGACACagaaaggaaaataaaatgatatactTTTGCTGTGGACATAGCCATGATAAAGTTTTGTTGTGTCCCTCATCAGTAACACTCTCACTCTACATTGTCAACAGTTTTTCCTTTATAGCCTACACTGCACTTGTAGATTGTCGTTGATTCTCCTTTGATCTGTagctcttaggccccatgcacgggcaacgtctgtGCGGCGGCCGAGAGGGATAaaacaagttctatattttttttttgtggtgcagaggcacggacagaaacaccacggactCCGTACTGCTTCCGCggggttccgatctgtgcttccgttccgcatcttcatgattgtggacccattcaaatgaatgggtccgcatccgtgatgcggagtgcacacaggccggtgcccgtgtattgtggacacGCTGTATgcaggctgcaatacggccacgggcacacaacgtccgtgtgcaagaggccttatcttTACACTCCTGACAGCTCTTAAACACTCGTTTAAGCAaagttcttaaagaggacctttcatcggtccaaacattgtgaactaagtatcctgacatatacagcggcgcccagggatctcactgcacttactattatccctgggcaccgctacGTTCTTCTGTTATGTCCTCCGGTGCTGTGAGCTCTGCTCTGCGATTggtcagcgctacagcctaggagaaggagacgcccagcagaacaagggcagactccgcctactataaccaagtccccgaacataccggaggacataacgtgAGAACGgatcggcgcccagggataatagtaagtgcagtgagatccctgggcgccgctgtatatgtcaggatacttagttcacaatgtttgaaccgatgaaaggtcctctttaacaacgcAATAAGAATTTAACTTACAGTCTGGAAAACAGTCTAAAGATGCAATGTAAGCTGTAGAGAAAAACATTTTGAAGTTTTTTAACAAACCAGGAGCTAGAGTGAGGATGAACGGCACTCTTTCTGCGGCATTCTCCATAACTAATGGGACCCGTCAGGGGTGCCCACTGTCGCCCTCACTCTTTATACTTGTCATGGAAACATTACTCCAAGCATTCCGGGAACACCCTAATATACAAGGGCTAAAGTTACCAGACCCCTTGCCGCAACAATATTCGGCCGCTTTTGCGGACGACTTATTGATCTTTATTTCCAATCCCCTGGAAGCGTTCCCGCATTTATTGGAAGTATTTAAAAAATATGGCGCGCTTTCTAACTTTAAGGTAAATTGCACCAAGTCTGAAGCCATGAATGTTACAGCACACCCCTCAGTGATTACTAAATTACTAGGACTTACTCCTTTTAAGTGGCAGTCGTCCTCCCTTACCTACCTGGGTATTAAAATCCCCAAAGACCCTATAAATACTTATAACATCAACTTCCCTcctttggtagctaaaatccagAGCCAGCTTGCATCACTAGCAATCCCATATATCTCTTGGATGGGCTGAAAGAATCTTCTCAAGACCTTTATTATGCCACAGCTACTATATGTTTTACAAATTCTTCCAATTTTCATCCCCAAAAGCTTTTTTCAGCAGAATAAAACTGCCTTCTCAAAATTCCCATGGAATAAGAGAAGAGCGAGACTACCCTATGCTAGATTGGCTATGAGGAGGGAGCACGGGGGCTTTGGGCTTCCAGACCCATACATGTATTATAAAGCTATACTTATGAAGAGGTGGCTCCAGCTTAACTGTAAGAGTAGGCAAATCCTTGGGGTTGATCTGGAACTTCTCTCTCTGACCCCTTCCCAATTAGCAGGACTTTGGGGACTGAAGAAAAATATTCCCTTCTTAGCTAACCCATTACTTCAAGGCATAGTAGTGTTGATGCGTTTAGTAGCTGAGGACAGGGACATCCTGGGTTCACCTTCGCCGTTAATGCCGACTTCATTGATCCCTTTTTTGTTGAGACCTCAGACTACAAGTGTGCCTCTGGTTTGGAATAAATTCAAGGACCAGACATGGGCTGCCTTCAACTCTAATATTGTATGCAAAGATGGGACTCCCCAACCTCTAGATATTAACAAGGTAACCTCCAACTTCCTTGAAAAAGCGGAATTGTTGGCGACTTGTAAGACCCTCTCTGCCAATAAAAAATCAATAGAGAACTCACATGGTTTGAAAGATTACTAGCTAAGGTGGAATTACCTAAGAAACTTATCTCTATCCTATACAACTCACTTCTAACAGGGCAAAGTAAAAGTACGCCCGCCTACATTGCTAACTGGTCAAAAGAGCTAGGTAAATCTTTCACAGAAAGAGACATACTTAGAGCACACTTATGTTCTCAAAGGTTTTCGCGGTGTGTTAGAATACAGGAACATTCCTACAAGGTTCTGACACATTGGTACAAAACCCCACAACAATTATACGCATTAGGTCTAAATGAGTCAGGAGCTTGCTGGCGCTGTGGGGAAAGCCCAAGTACATTGAGTCATATTTTCTGGTTCTGTCCTAAGATTGTTGAGTTCTGGCGTAAGGTTGCTTTAGAAACTAACCGTATCATTGGCAGGCGTATATTGTTGTCTCCAGAATCCGTTTTGCTATGGCTCCCTAACGATACATGGTGCCCGAGCAAGAAGGATCTTGCGAATTAATTCAGGCGGCTAGGCTGCTCACCCCCTCAAAAGGTTGGACACTAGCCCCCCGACACTGGGGTTCGAAAAAGTTGACCAAGTCTACAGACTCGAGGAACTAGTGAGCTGGGAATTCCGTAAACACCAGGGATTTGTGAAGTTCTGGGACCCATGGAAAAAATATAGGAACCAAGGTTCACAAGCTTAAAATGGCACTCTTATATATACACCCAAATCGCATGCTGAATACTGCCGCATATTGATGTATAGTCTTTAGTCTTCTCAGGAAAAATTGATACACCCTATGGGTAGATTTCTCTACAACCCTCCCTCTCTTTCCCCTTCCCCTTTCACctgctcctcccctccccctcctaaccccccccccccttttttttcttgtgGTACATATTCTATGTATGTTCCTTATTTGCACTACTTTAAATACATTCTTGTGAAAATATGTACTGTGATGCTGACGACAGGTGCTATAGTTAAATACTTATTTATGTGTGATACAATTTCTGCCACCAGTATGTAATTTGTCTGTAGACCGATTGTCATTGGCTATTGTCTACACATAACTGTATTACTTGTCCTCtcctttcaataaaaagaaatttgaaagaAAGACATTTTTTAACAAAGACCAACTCCAAAAatgaagggggagatttatcaaacaggtgtaaagtagaactggcttagttgacaacagcaaccaatcagattccacctttcattttccaaaggagctgttgtAGCTTCTGTTGTAGGGCTGGgcaattttggcaaaaaaataatctgAATTATTTCATTcaatcactccggtcatcacatggtacgtcacatgatcttttaccatggtgattcaccatggtaaaagaccatgtgatgaccggagtgaggtcatcaaaggtcctttacctataTTTAAtgttcaccacaggtcctattcaacaaaggagacacaaggagatgccgggcttcgcgatcaagtggactaagggcagttacatttaaaaaaaaaaaaaaatttaacccctccagcgctgttttactatgcattctgtattcagaatgctattattttcccttatgaccgtgttataagggaaaataatacaatctacagaacactgatcccaaacccaaacttctgtgaaaaagttcaggtaccaaacatgcgcgatttttctcacgcgagtgcaaaacgcatgacaatgttttgcactcgcgcggaaaaatcgcgcattttcccacaacgcaccggcctcttatccgggccaaaaataagacgcccgtgtgaaaaaggcctaaggcccctttcacacaagcgtgacggattaggtctggatgcattcagggtgcgttcagtgaaactcgcactattttgcaagcaagttcaaatcagttttgtctgcgattgtgttcagttgttcagttttttccgcgtgggtgcaatgcgttttgatgcgtttttcacgcgtgataaaaaactgaaggtttacaaacaacatctcttagcaaccatcagtgaaaaacgcatcgcacccgcacttgcttgcggatgcaatgcgtttttcacggagccccattcacttctatgaagctagggctgcatgaaaaacgcagaatatagaacatgctgcgattttcatgcaacgcaaaactgatgcgataaaaacaacgctcatgtacacagacccattgaaatgaatgagtcaggattcagtgcgggtgcaatgcgttcacgtcacgcattgcacccgcgcggaaatcacgctcgtgtgaaagggacctaagacagatctcaataccggaaaatagaaacgctagtgtgaaagtagccttaaagataatacaaccggatccattcataacagatgcagatggttgtattatcagtaatggaagagtttttgctgcaccctaccggatccagcaaaaacgctagtgtgaaagtagcctaaaaaaaaaaaggatcagttatttttagtgcaaactgatgcttaaaataacatttttgggCTTCAGAACCAATGTATTTTACTCTCTTGCTGCACCTACAATCACCTTTTCCTCATGAGCTTCATTCCTTGTCTGTAAAAAGCCTGGACAAAGGAAACACAGAGAGCGCAGACATTCCTCACATTCCAAGACACTTGATATTGATTAAACTTCATGGAGAGTTGGTGCAGTTTTGAGTATCAGGGAATTATTAGCTGTGCTTGTGTCTGCCTGCTGTTAACTCagatttagggcttgttcacacgaacgtaagggctccgtgcctgtgctgcgagcCGCATGCGGCGGTTCTGCAATACACAGGTCACcaaccatgtgcattccgcatcacggatcactTAAATGTGTCCGGAGATGCAGtgcagaacagaagcacggaaacCCCACGTATGCTTCCatggtgttccgttccgtaaaaagtTATCTTTTTATGGAAcggatggatcgcggaccccattcaagtgaatgggtttgcaatccgcatgcggcttccccacggtcggtgcctgtgcattgcggaccgcaatttgcggtccacaggacgggcacggagcccttacgttcgtgtgaacaagcccttaagatGTATGGAAAATAAATCTTCATTTAGTCTACAACCATGTTTAACCTCTGCTATAAATTATGTACAGTTGCATAcagagtatggcacaactgcaagcATACCAAGACATGGTCGCCCACCTAAACTGACAACACAGGCAAGGAgaacactaattagagaagcatccAAGAGACCCATGATCACTCcacaggagctgcagagatccacagctcaggtgggagaatctgtccacaggacaactatgaTTTGTgttctccacaaatctggccattatggaagagtggcaagaagaaagccattttttaaagcaagccataagaagtcccaaaatttgcagtttgccacaagccatgtaggggacacagcaaacgtgGAAGAAGGTGCCCTGGTCAGATGATACCAAAGTTTGGCTCAACAATtgctatgtgtggcagaaaatgaACACTAATAACAATGAACACACCATCTCCACCTTGAAACAGTGGGGGAAGCATCCTTCTATGGAGAtggttttcttcagcagggacagggaagctggtaaggctactttcacacttgcggcaggacagatccgacaggctgttcatcatgtcggatccgtcctgccgctatttcgccgtgccgccggaccgccgcgcCATCCCCATTGAATATAATGGGGGCAAAGCTCCGACGCAGCACattgaaagccgccggactaaaaagtcctgcatgtccgactttttagtccggtggctttcgccgtgctgcgccggagctccgctccgtccccattatagtcaatggggacaaagcggccgtccggcggcacagcgaaatagcggcaggacggatccgacatggtgaacagcctgtcggatccatcctgccgcaagtgtgaaagtaccctaaggcctctttcacacgggcgtcatgttttttgcccggataagaggcgggtgcgttgcgggaaaatgcgcgatttttccgcgcgagtgcaaaacattgtcatgcgttttgcactcgcgtgagaaaaatcacgcatgtttggtacccaaac
This portion of the Bufo gargarizans isolate SCDJY-AF-19 chromosome 1, ASM1485885v1, whole genome shotgun sequence genome encodes:
- the MFHAS1 gene encoding malignant fibrous histiocytoma-amplified sequence 1, producing the protein MMMAAPKDACDLKTARLWRDAALRSRKLRSSLRQLTLSCGEQNKLILPEDLGDVEVLNLGNNSLEDVPDGLRSLSAGNLHVLILRRNKLLSVPSAVYELGRLTELDMSHNRLSCLTEAVGLLSQLKKLCLSHNKLQTLPRQIGSLVHLEELDVSFNRISQLPDALQGLARLRALDLDHNELCSFPQQILQLPALEELDFSGNKMLCSSGSLPDGIRAMKPLKILWLSSTGLCTLPDSFCELTSLESLMLDNNNLSSLPEGFGALQKLRMINLSSNSFQDFPKILLCLQELEELYLSRNKMTVLPEGISSLFRLVTLWLDNNRIRYLPDSIVELGLLEELVLQGNQIAILPDNFGKLSKVNIWKIKDNPLIQPPYEVCMKGIPYIAAYQKELAHSQPAVKPRLKLVLTGLKEAGKTVLRHCLTDGQQASCILGNTGIEVTNWTADAERGITFIVYDLAGDQSYDIINPFFLSPGALYILAVNLKSYVSKQFYMSVGHFLHFISAKVPHAVVCIVGTHADLCEETDIEEKCLDIHHQIALQEKKDSETLQSLAQTVDEALSQDYDMRASNPHAAFYGVSDKNLRRKKAHYQYLMNNRLQILSPVLCVSCHNYSNIRRLREKLLSVAEHREIFPNLHRVLPKSWQMLEELHFKPQELWLTWWDSARLGLQAGLTEDRLQSALSYLHESGKLLYFEDNATLKEYVFHNLTKLIDILNVFFQRDASVLLQKLMSDTNVDDLRATQFHHYVEGFLLHGLLPTHVIKLLLKPHIKTQQDLQLILELLEKMGLCYCMNKPKSKPLNGATAWYKFPCYVKNEVPHAEAWINGTNLSGQSLAVEQLQIEYSFPFLFPPGLFARFSVQINSHIVHRSDGKFQIFAYRGKVPVVVSFRPSKGALRSDILSIASHASLPNIWTAWQAITPLVEELNALLLEWPGLYYTVHVLCSKCLKRGSPNPHTFPGELLTQPRPEGIKEIVCPKNGSERVNVALVYPPTPTVISPCSK